In Amaranthus tricolor cultivar Red isolate AtriRed21 chromosome 5, ASM2621246v1, whole genome shotgun sequence, a genomic segment contains:
- the LOC130812813 gene encoding uncharacterized protein LOC130812813, with protein sequence MDEYKGANTPMSSTLTLDQDINDVDYAGYKVERKSTLGSCQFLGNSLISWYSKKYNSVALFKAEAEYIAAGMLLNPSSTSYPILGKIFYSNLSFIMIDGNSALRSFIIGQEIIISKTLVNDMLKFSNVADDTTPNILAL encoded by the exons atggatgaATACAAGGGTGCTAATACACCTATGAGTTCAACACTAACtctagaccaagatataaacg atgtgGACTATGCTGGCTATAAGGTTGAGAGAAAAAGCACTTTAGGATCATGTCAATTTTTGGGAAATTCTTTaatctcatggtattctaaaaagtaTAATTCAGTTGCGTTATTTaaagctgaagctgaatacatagctgcag GTATGTTGTTGAATCCTAGCTCTACATCTTACCCTATTCTTGGGAAAATCTTTTATTCTAACTTGTCTTTCATTATGATTGATGGCAATTCGGCCTTGAGAAGTTTCATTATAGGCCAAGAGATTATTATCTCTAAAACCCTAGTAAATGATATGTTAAAATTCTCCAATGTTGCTGATGATACTACTCCAAACATTCTGGCACTATAA